GAGCGAGGAGGAGACGTATTCGACGTTCGTGAATTGATTGAGGAACGTCAGGTTTCCGGCGGTGCGATCGGTGGTGTTGGTGGTCGTGCCGTAGTCGACCGAGGTGATGGCGACCTGGGCGCTCGTCCGCAGGCCCAAAGCGAGAGCTCCCACTGCGACCAGCAGTGAGCCGAGTCGACGAAGACTTGGCCGGAGTGAGTTCAACCGCTGGGTTGTCATCGGCGCGGTTCGCGATGGACTTGAGCGGTTTCTGGCGTGGTGGATTCGTGGCGACGGCTCTTCTTGTCGGGGTTAGGGAGCCTAATAAAGCCGGCCGGCCCAAATTGGTCCGGGCGGCGCACTTTACATCCGGCAGGTGCGTTGGTTTCTTGCGGTCCACCTCGGCGTCACCCCTCCACGCGCCTTTCGACTCCACTCATGCGATGAACCTCCTCGGCTCGCTCTTCACGTCATCTATTGGCCGGAAGTTTCTCATGGCGTTCACCGGACTCGTCTTGTTCGGCTTCGTCACGGGACACTTGGTCGGCAACCTCCAGATCTTCCTCCCGCCGGAGAAGATCAACCACTACGGCCACTTCCTCGAGTCGCTTGGCTCGGCGTTGTGGCTCGTGCGCGCGTTCCTGCTCGCGTGCGTGGTCGTCCACATCTGGCTCGCGATCCAGCTCACGCTCGAGAATCGCGCCGCGCGCCCCGACGCCTACGGCATCGACAAGGTCAACCGCGCCACGCTCGCCTCGCGCGTGATGGCCCGCACCGGCATCGTTGTCCTCGCCTTCATCGTCTACCACCTCCTGCACTTCACGATTCGCGCGCAGCACCCCGAATGGAGTCAGCACACCTACGCGCTCCACGACGGCACGATGGTGCGCGACGTCTACAAGATGGTCGTGCAAGGCTTCAGCAGCGTGCCGGTGTCGGCGTTCTACATCATCGCCGTCGGTCTGCTCAGCTACCACCTCGCGCACGGCATCTCGTCGATGTTCCAGACCTTCGGCCTCAAGAACGAGAACTGGACGCGCGGCCTCGACGGCTTCGCCAAGGTTTACTGCTGGGGTTACTTCCTTCTCAACGCCCTCATCCCGATCGCGGTGCTGAGCGGCTACGTCCACCTCTAAGCCTTTTCCGCCATGGCCAAACTTGATTCCAAGATTCCCTCCGGCCCGCTCGCCGACAAGTGGCGCAACCACAAGGCCTCGATCAAACTCGTCAATCCGGCCAACAAGCGGAAATACGAGGTCATCGTCGTCGGTGCCGGCCTCGCCGGCGGCTCCGCCGCCGCCACGCTCGCCGAGCTCGGCTACAAGGTGAAGTGCTTCGTCTTCCACGACAGCCCGCGCCGCGCCCACTCCATCGCCGCCCAAGGCGGCATCAACGCCGCCAAGAACTACCAAAACGACGGCGACAGCGTTTACCGGCTCTTCTACGACACCCTCAAGGGCGGCGACTACCGCGCCCGCGAAGCCAACGTCCACCGCCTCGCCGAGGTCTCGGTCAACATCATCGACCAATGCGCCGCGCAGGGCGTGCCTTTCGCCCGCGAATACGGCGGCCTTCTCGCCAACCGCTCCTTCGGTGGCGCTCAAGTCTCGCGCACGTTCTACGCCCGCGGTCAGACCGGCCAGCAGCTCCTCCTCGGCGCCTACAGCGCGCTCTCTAAGATGATCGGCGCTGGCGCCGTGCAGCTCTACAACAACTCCGAGATGCTCGACCTCGTCCTCGTCGACGGGCACGCGAAGGGCATCATCGTCCGCGATCTCATCACCGGTGCCATCACGCGCCACAGCGCTGATGCGGTGATCCTCGCCACCGGCGGCTACGGCAACGTCTTCAACCTCGCCACCTACGCGCGCGGCTCGAACGCCACCGCCATCTGGCGCGCCTACAAGCGCGGCGCCTGCTTCGGCAATCCCTGCTACACGCAGATTCACCCGACCTGCATTCCCGTCTCCGGCGACTACCAGTCGAAGCTCACGCTCATGTCCGAGTCGCTGCGCAACGACGGCCGTATCTGGGTCCCGAAGAAGAAGGAAGACGCGAAGAAAAATCCCGCCGACATCCCCGAGGCCGACCGCGACTACTACCTGGAGCGCATCTATCCGTCCTTCGGCAACCTCGCTCCGCGCGACGTCTCCTCCCGCGCCGCCATGCGCATGTGCGACGAAGGCCGCGGCGTCGGTGAGACCGGTCTCGGCGTTTACCTCGACTTCTCCGACGCCATCAAACGGCTCGGCGAAAACGGCGTCCGCGAGCGCTACGGCAATCTCTTCGACATCTACCACGAGATCACCAACGAGAACGCCTACAAGACGCCGATGCGCATCTTCCCCGCGGTGCACTACACCATGGGCGGCCTCTGGGTGGACTATAACCTGATGTCCAACATCCCCGGCCTGTTCGTGCTGGGCGAAGCCAACTTCTCCGACCACGGCGCCAATCGCCTCGGCGCCTCCGCGCTGATGCAAGGCCTCGCCGACGGCTACTTCGTCATCCCTTACACCATCGGCGACTACCTCGCCGGCCAGAAGCCGAACAACAAGCCGTCGACCGACCGCGCCGAGTTCAAGCAGGCCGAGGAAAACGTCTCCGCCATCAACCAGCGTCTTCTCGCCATCAACGGCAAGGAGCCGGTCAGCCACTTCCACCGCCGCCTCGGCCAGATCATGTGGAAGAACTGCGGCATGGCCCGCACCAAGCAGACGCTCGAGACCGCGCTCAAGGAAATCCCCGCTCTCCGCGAGGAATTCTGGCAGAACGTCAAAATCCCCGGCTCCGCCACCACGATCAACCAGTCGCTCGAGAATGCCGGCCGCGTGGCCGACTTCCTCGAACTCGGCGAACTCATGTGCCTCGACGCGCTTACCCGCGAAGAGAGCTGCGGCGGTCACTTCCGCGAGGAATACCAACACCCGGACGGCGAATGCAAACGCGATGACGAGAAGTTCGCCCACGTCGCCGCCTGGGAATACCAAGGCGAAGGCAAAGCGCCGCTCCGCAACGTCGAGCCGCTGAACTACGAGTTCACCAAGATGAGCGTCCGCTCCTACAAGTGAGCCGCGCCTGACTCGCCGAGCATATCCCAAATTGGGACATCCTCACCTCCCCACATGAACGCCGCCCTCCTTCCCGCCGAGCGAGTCGAGCGCCGCGTTCTGCTGCTGCGTGGCGAGAAGGTGATTCTGGACGTCCACTTGGCCGAACTCTACGAGGTTTCCACGAAGGTGCTGAATCAGGCGGTAAAGCGTAACCCGGAGCGCTTTCCTTCGGACTTCCTTTTCAAGCTCACGCCGCAAGAGACCGAGCTGGTTTTGAAGTCACAAATTGTGACCTCAAACCTTGGGAATGAAGACAACGCATTGACCACCAAAGACATTCTGAGGTCACAATCTGTGACCTCAAAACGCGTGGGCAGCGGAGGTCGCCGCTATTCGCCTTATGCCTTTACCGAGCAAGGCGTCGCTATGCTCTCCAGCGTCTTGCGTTCCTCCCGCGCCGTGCAGGTGAACATCGAGATCATGCGCACCTTCGTCCGCCTCCGCCAGATGATCGCCGGCCACGCCGACCTCGCGCGCAAGCTCTCCGCGATCGAAAAGAAATACGACGCGCAATTCAAAGTCGTCTTCGACGCCATCCGCGAACTCATGACCCCGCCCACCGCCGACGAAGTCCGCGAGATGGGCTTCCACACCACTCTCAAAACCGATCCCGCAAAATCGAAACGCTGATTCCCATGGTCGCTCACGGTCCCACCTCCAAGAAGCTTTTCAACGTCACCCTCCGCGTCTGGCGCCAAGCCGGTCCGTCCGCGTCCGGCAAGTTCGTCGACTACCCCGCGACGAACGTGAATCCCGACATGTCCTTCCTCGAGTTGCTCGACGTCGTGAACGACGAGCTGACGAAGAAAGGCGAGGAACCGATCGCGTTCGCGCACGACTGCCGCGAAGGCATCTGCGGCACCTGCTCGTGCACGATTAACGGCAAGCCGCACGGTCCCGGCAAAGGCATCGCCACCTGCCAGACCTACATGCGCTCCTTCAAGGACGGCGACACCATCCTCGTCGAGCCCTTCCGCGCGAAAGCATTCGCGATCCAGAAGGACCTGATGACGGACCGCTCCGCCTTCGACAAAATCCAGCAGGCTGGCGGCTTCATCTCCGTCCGCACTGGCGCCGCGCCCGACGCGAATTCCATTCCGGTGCCGAAGGAAGACGCCGACCTCGCGATGGACGCCGCCCAATGCATCGGCTGCGGTGCCTGCGTCGCGGCCTGCAAGAACGCCTCCGCGATGCTCTTCGTCGCCGCCAAGGTCTCGCAGTTCGCACTCCTCCCGCAGGG
This window of the Candidatus Didemnitutus sp. genome carries:
- a CDS encoding ORF6N domain-containing protein; translated protein: MNAALLPAERVERRVLLLRGEKVILDVHLAELYEVSTKVLNQAVKRNPERFPSDFLFKLTPQETELVLKSQIVTSNLGNEDNALTTKDILRSQSVTSKRVGSGGRRYSPYAFTEQGVAMLSSVLRSSRAVQVNIEIMRTFVRLRQMIAGHADLARKLSAIEKKYDAQFKVVFDAIRELMTPPTADEVREMGFHTTLKTDPAKSKR
- a CDS encoding succinate dehydrogenase cytochrome b subunit; protein product: MNLLGSLFTSSIGRKFLMAFTGLVLFGFVTGHLVGNLQIFLPPEKINHYGHFLESLGSALWLVRAFLLACVVVHIWLAIQLTLENRAARPDAYGIDKVNRATLASRVMARTGIVVLAFIVYHLLHFTIRAQHPEWSQHTYALHDGTMVRDVYKMVVQGFSSVPVSAFYIIAVGLLSYHLAHGISSMFQTFGLKNENWTRGLDGFAKVYCWGYFLLNALIPIAVLSGYVHL
- a CDS encoding succinate dehydrogenase/fumarate reductase iron-sulfur subunit, coding for MVAHGPTSKKLFNVTLRVWRQAGPSASGKFVDYPATNVNPDMSFLELLDVVNDELTKKGEEPIAFAHDCREGICGTCSCTINGKPHGPGKGIATCQTYMRSFKDGDTILVEPFRAKAFAIQKDLMTDRSAFDKIQQAGGFISVRTGAAPDANSIPVPKEDADLAMDAAQCIGCGACVAACKNASAMLFVAAKVSQFALLPQGQPERERRVLAMVKTMDDLGFGNCTNQYECSAVCPKLISHDFIARLNREYVRALVKTKFSPVSNASGGAG
- a CDS encoding fumarate reductase/succinate dehydrogenase flavoprotein subunit, with product MAKLDSKIPSGPLADKWRNHKASIKLVNPANKRKYEVIVVGAGLAGGSAAATLAELGYKVKCFVFHDSPRRAHSIAAQGGINAAKNYQNDGDSVYRLFYDTLKGGDYRAREANVHRLAEVSVNIIDQCAAQGVPFAREYGGLLANRSFGGAQVSRTFYARGQTGQQLLLGAYSALSKMIGAGAVQLYNNSEMLDLVLVDGHAKGIIVRDLITGAITRHSADAVILATGGYGNVFNLATYARGSNATAIWRAYKRGACFGNPCYTQIHPTCIPVSGDYQSKLTLMSESLRNDGRIWVPKKKEDAKKNPADIPEADRDYYLERIYPSFGNLAPRDVSSRAAMRMCDEGRGVGETGLGVYLDFSDAIKRLGENGVRERYGNLFDIYHEITNENAYKTPMRIFPAVHYTMGGLWVDYNLMSNIPGLFVLGEANFSDHGANRLGASALMQGLADGYFVIPYTIGDYLAGQKPNNKPSTDRAEFKQAEENVSAINQRLLAINGKEPVSHFHRRLGQIMWKNCGMARTKQTLETALKEIPALREEFWQNVKIPGSATTINQSLENAGRVADFLELGELMCLDALTREESCGGHFREEYQHPDGECKRDDEKFAHVAAWEYQGEGKAPLRNVEPLNYEFTKMSVRSYK